A genomic segment from Dietzia psychralcaliphila encodes:
- a CDS encoding methylated-DNA--[protein]-cysteine S-methyltransferase, giving the protein MASPRRTDGRAVRVLDTAAGRMVAEATPRGLARLDQVGPDQGVADEDLASWFTVTHLDDDDEVGDSEPGAAAEHLDRVADQLEAYCAGRLREFDVPVDWAAAGVHDEFSREVYLEIQRIPYGETSTYGQISLDAGRPRNARRVGRLCTLVPVPFVIPVHRVIRADGGMGNCPEYRLRLLEHERRNLTAAAPVPFSNRG; this is encoded by the coding sequence GTGGCGTCGCCCCGCAGGACCGACGGTAGGGCCGTGCGGGTGCTCGACACCGCCGCCGGTCGGATGGTCGCCGAGGCCACCCCGCGTGGCCTGGCACGACTGGACCAGGTGGGTCCGGACCAGGGTGTCGCGGACGAGGACCTCGCGTCGTGGTTCACCGTGACCCACCTTGATGACGACGACGAGGTGGGCGACTCCGAGCCCGGCGCGGCCGCTGAGCACCTTGACCGGGTAGCGGATCAGCTCGAGGCCTACTGCGCCGGCCGACTGCGCGAGTTCGACGTCCCCGTGGACTGGGCGGCCGCCGGCGTCCACGACGAGTTCTCGCGCGAGGTCTACCTCGAGATCCAGCGCATCCCCTACGGTGAGACCTCGACCTACGGACAGATCAGCCTGGACGCCGGCAGGCCGCGCAACGCCCGCCGGGTGGGGCGGTTGTGCACCCTGGTGCCGGTGCCGTTCGTCATCCCGGTGCACCGGGTGATCCGCGCCGACGGCGGGATGGGGAACTGTCCCGAGTACCGCCTCCGGCTCCTCGAGCACGAGCGGCGCAACCTCACCGCCGCCGCGCCGGTGCCGTTCAGCAACCGTGGTTAG
- a CDS encoding O-succinylhomoserine sulfhydrylase produces the protein MRNNELPDGLHPETLGVRAGQMRTGFEETAEPMFLNSGYVYESAEAAEASFNGDIQRFVYSRYGNPTVAMFQERLRQIEGAEACFATSSGMSAVFVSLAALLGNGSRLVASRALFGSCFVICNEILPRWGVETVFVDGADLDQWREALSEPTDAVFFETPSNPMQELVDVRAVCELAHAAGAQVVVDNVFATVLHQKPLELGADIVVYSTTKHIDGQGRVLGGAVLGTEEYISGPVQNLMRHAGFGMNAFNAWVLLKGLETMSLRVERMSANALEVAQFLESHDAVDWVRYSMLPSHPQYDLAQAQMSGGGSVVTFGLKYDDDEADRGKQRCFSLLNALRVIDISNNLGDAKSLVTHPATTTHASMEPEARAAVGITDNVVRLSVGLEFAGDLIEDLRRGLN, from the coding sequence ATGAGAAACAACGAGCTCCCCGACGGTCTCCACCCCGAAACCCTGGGCGTGCGGGCCGGGCAGATGCGCACCGGCTTCGAGGAGACCGCCGAGCCGATGTTCCTCAACTCCGGCTACGTCTACGAGTCGGCCGAGGCGGCCGAGGCGTCGTTCAACGGGGACATCCAGCGGTTCGTGTACTCCCGCTACGGCAACCCCACCGTGGCGATGTTCCAGGAGCGCCTGCGGCAGATCGAGGGCGCCGAGGCGTGCTTCGCCACCAGCTCGGGCATGTCGGCGGTGTTCGTGTCGCTGGCGGCGCTCCTGGGCAACGGTTCCCGTTTGGTGGCCTCGCGGGCGCTGTTCGGCTCCTGTTTCGTGATCTGCAACGAGATCCTGCCGCGCTGGGGCGTGGAGACGGTGTTCGTGGACGGCGCCGACCTGGACCAGTGGCGCGAGGCGCTCAGCGAGCCGACCGACGCCGTGTTCTTCGAGACCCCCTCCAACCCCATGCAGGAGCTGGTCGACGTGCGCGCGGTCTGCGAGTTGGCGCACGCGGCCGGCGCGCAGGTGGTGGTGGACAACGTCTTCGCCACCGTCCTGCACCAGAAGCCGCTCGAGCTGGGCGCGGACATCGTGGTCTACTCCACCACCAAGCACATCGACGGCCAGGGCCGCGTCCTGGGCGGCGCCGTGCTGGGGACCGAGGAATACATCTCCGGGCCCGTGCAGAACCTGATGCGTCACGCGGGTTTCGGTATGAACGCGTTCAACGCCTGGGTGCTGCTCAAGGGCCTGGAGACCATGAGTCTGCGGGTTGAGCGGATGTCCGCCAACGCGCTTGAGGTGGCGCAGTTCCTCGAGTCGCATGACGCGGTGGACTGGGTCCGGTACTCGATGCTGCCCTCGCACCCGCAGTACGACCTGGCGCAGGCCCAGATGTCTGGTGGTGGGTCGGTGGTGACGTTCGGTCTGAAATACGACGACGACGAGGCGGATCGCGGCAAGCAACGCTGCTTCTCACTCCTCAACGCGCTGAGGGTCATCGACATCTCCAACAATCTCGGGGATGCCAAGTCGCTGGTGACCCATCCCGCGACCACCACCCATGCGTCCATGGAGCCGGAGGCCCGTGCCGCGGTCGGCATCACCGACAACGTGGTCCGCCTCTCGGTGGGGCTGGAGTTTGCCGGAGACCTCATCGAGGACTTGCGTAGGGGGCTAAACTAA
- a CDS encoding L-histidine N(alpha)-methyltransferase, with protein sequence MTTTPPDTDPDTAALESDLREGFFSDPPTVPPRWFYDEKGSLLFDQITRVAEYYPTRAEAEILRARAVDIVGASSTVVELGAGTCEKTRVLLDVLAAGRAAGTQGTPEAPGAEAPGETGQGEAGPGEARFVPVDISTEMLFESARALAQEYPGVRIDPVIGDLTALDGPLPGEPGGRLVLFLGGTVGNFSESQRAGFFSMLRGIMDPGDRLVLGFDLVKSPERLVAAYDDAAGVTTEFDLNMLDVIARTVECAGLDRRDFRHEAVWNAGESRVEMWLRAVRDVRIDFPTLGRVRTLAAGEGIRTEIARKFEPHALVDELAGHGFGGQAVWTDAAGDFGLALVVVD encoded by the coding sequence ATGACGACAACGCCGCCGGACACCGACCCCGACACCGCCGCGTTGGAGTCGGACCTGCGCGAGGGGTTCTTCTCCGACCCGCCGACCGTGCCGCCGCGCTGGTTCTACGACGAGAAGGGCAGCCTGCTCTTCGACCAGATCACCAGGGTGGCCGAGTACTACCCGACCCGGGCGGAGGCCGAGATCCTGCGGGCCCGCGCCGTCGACATCGTGGGCGCCTCGTCGACGGTGGTCGAGCTCGGGGCGGGGACCTGCGAGAAGACGCGGGTGCTGCTCGACGTGCTGGCGGCCGGGCGCGCGGCGGGGACACAGGGAACGCCGGAGGCGCCGGGAGCGGAGGCGCCGGGCGAGACGGGGCAGGGTGAGGCGGGGCCGGGCGAGGCGCGGTTCGTGCCCGTGGACATCAGTACCGAGATGCTCTTCGAGTCCGCCCGCGCGCTCGCTCAGGAGTATCCGGGCGTGCGGATCGACCCGGTCATCGGCGACCTCACCGCTCTGGACGGTCCACTACCGGGTGAGCCGGGCGGGCGGCTGGTGCTGTTCCTCGGTGGCACCGTCGGCAATTTCAGCGAGTCGCAGCGCGCCGGGTTCTTCTCCATGCTGCGCGGAATCATGGACCCGGGGGACCGGCTGGTGCTGGGATTCGACCTGGTCAAGAGTCCTGAGCGGCTGGTGGCCGCATACGACGACGCCGCCGGCGTGACCACCGAGTTCGACCTCAACATGCTCGACGTGATCGCCCGGACCGTCGAGTGTGCGGGACTCGACCGCCGCGACTTCCGGCACGAGGCCGTATGGAACGCCGGGGAGAGCCGGGTCGAGATGTGGTTGCGCGCGGTGCGCGACGTGCGGATCGACTTCCCGACCCTGGGGCGCGTGCGGACCCTTGCCGCAGGTGAGGGGATCCGTACCGAGATCGCCCGGAAGTTTGAGCCCCACGCCCTCGTCGACGAGCTCGCGGGGCACGGCTTCGGCGGACAGGCGGTCTGGACCGATGCGGCCGGAGATTTCGGGCTGGCCCTCGTCGTCGTCGACTAG
- the egtB gene encoding ergothioneine biosynthesis protein EgtB — MTVGDVTAEPGPDARTRPQSAIEKFLRVRELTDLLASRLSPEDQIPQSMTAASPAAWHRAHTTWFFEEFVLGGLPGYSSPEPIFRFLFNSYYEAVGPRQPRPQRGLITRPSVAEIGDFRARVDEAVVAALEAGRVDERGLELLELGCHHEQQHQELMLIDAKHLFAHNPTDPVYVDRPADPVAAVRGETDWIVVVEGVAQVGAADPAHRAGFTRDGGSRDGVSRDGVSYDGFSYDNERPRHRVWIPGGEVATRQVTVADWKQFMADGGYTRPELWLSDGWAAVQTEGWDAPGYWRREGHDVGSASGGASAAAAVEWTTFTLSGRRPVVDAEPVCHVSFYEADAYARWAGARLPTEFEWEVATTGWEARDELDPDRCHPRAAAERAIGGVWEWTASAYLPYPGFVTEEGAAGEYNGKFMSDQHVLRGGSALTPAGHTRPTYRNFFPASSRWAATGVRLAR, encoded by the coding sequence ATGACAGTCGGAGACGTCACCGCAGAGCCCGGCCCGGACGCGCGCACGCGCCCCCAGAGTGCGATCGAGAAGTTCCTGCGCGTCCGCGAGCTCACCGACCTCTTGGCCTCCCGGCTCAGCCCCGAGGACCAGATCCCGCAGTCCATGACCGCCGCCAGTCCCGCGGCCTGGCACCGCGCGCACACCACCTGGTTCTTCGAGGAGTTCGTGTTGGGCGGGCTGCCCGGCTATTCCTCGCCCGAGCCGATCTTCCGGTTCCTGTTCAACTCCTACTACGAGGCCGTCGGCCCGCGTCAGCCCCGGCCCCAGCGCGGGCTCATCACCCGCCCGTCGGTGGCGGAGATAGGCGACTTCCGGGCGCGGGTGGACGAGGCCGTGGTGGCCGCGCTCGAGGCGGGCCGGGTCGACGAGCGTGGGCTGGAACTGCTCGAGCTGGGCTGCCACCACGAACAGCAGCACCAGGAGCTGATGCTCATAGACGCCAAGCACCTGTTCGCCCACAATCCGACAGACCCGGTCTACGTGGACCGGCCCGCGGACCCGGTGGCCGCGGTGCGGGGGGAGACGGACTGGATCGTCGTCGTCGAGGGGGTCGCGCAGGTCGGCGCCGCGGACCCCGCCCACCGTGCGGGGTTCACCCGTGACGGCGGCTCCCGCGACGGAGTCTCTCGCGACGGCGTCTCCTACGACGGCTTCTCTTACGACAACGAACGCCCGCGTCACCGCGTGTGGATCCCCGGCGGTGAGGTGGCCACCCGCCAGGTCACGGTGGCCGACTGGAAGCAGTTCATGGCCGACGGCGGGTACACCCGCCCAGAATTGTGGCTCTCCGACGGGTGGGCCGCCGTGCAGACCGAGGGCTGGGACGCGCCCGGGTACTGGCGGCGCGAGGGCCATGACGTCGGTAGCGCCTCGGGCGGCGCGTCCGCCGCCGCCGCCGTCGAGTGGACCACCTTCACCCTCTCGGGCCGGCGGCCGGTCGTGGACGCCGAACCCGTCTGTCACGTCTCCTTCTACGAGGCCGACGCCTACGCCCGCTGGGCCGGCGCGCGCCTGCCCACGGAGTTCGAGTGGGAGGTCGCCACCACCGGTTGGGAGGCGCGCGACGAACTCGACCCCGACCGCTGCCACCCGCGCGCTGCCGCCGAGAGGGCGATCGGCGGCGTCTGGGAATGGACCGCCAGCGCCTACCTGCCGTATCCCGGGTTCGTCACCGAGGAGGGGGCCGCCGGTGAGTACAACGGCAAGTTCATGTCCGACCAGCACGTCCTGCGCGGCGGCAGCGCCCTCACACCGGCGGGCCACACGCGGCCCACCTACCGCAACTTCTTCCCCGCCTCGTCGCGGTGGGCGGCCACGGGAGTGAGGCTCGCCCGATGA
- a CDS encoding suppressor of fused domain protein, with translation MSGGSTVPGPDKADLSGLEGLLDVAESVRVLRYPHETEADEEGQTTEWHCDIVVVDNVPAPGFTTYATVGARELPTNVTTPDGRQIRSEFVTVGRTGHRAMADVLDACALAVATGSIHVAPGAVIPNAVGLVDSGRRCEHLVLTPPFLWPDLQVVDETGGPDGTGPLLTRLQAVPITTAEMSSVARDGADALFELLDTADADVTNPDRPSVV, from the coding sequence GTGAGCGGCGGTAGCACCGTCCCGGGCCCGGACAAGGCTGACCTCTCCGGCCTCGAAGGCCTTCTCGACGTGGCCGAGTCGGTTCGTGTCCTGCGCTACCCGCACGAGACGGAAGCCGACGAGGAGGGTCAGACCACGGAGTGGCACTGCGACATCGTCGTCGTCGACAACGTCCCCGCGCCCGGATTCACCACCTACGCCACCGTCGGCGCCCGGGAGCTCCCCACCAACGTCACGACGCCCGACGGGCGGCAGATCCGCAGTGAGTTCGTCACCGTCGGCCGCACCGGGCACCGCGCCATGGCCGACGTGCTGGACGCGTGCGCGCTGGCCGTGGCCACCGGGTCCATCCACGTGGCGCCGGGCGCGGTGATACCCAACGCGGTGGGTCTCGTCGACTCCGGCCGGCGCTGCGAGCACCTGGTCCTGACCCCGCCGTTCCTGTGGCCCGACCTGCAGGTCGTCGACGAGACCGGCGGCCCGGACGGCACCGGACCACTGCTCACGCGGCTCCAGGCCGTGCCCATCACCACCGCCGAGATGTCCTCGGTGGCCCGCGACGGCGCCGACGCACTGTTCGAGCTTCTCGACACGGCCGACGCCGACGTGACCAACCCGGACCGGCCGAGCGTGGTGTGA
- a CDS encoding HNH endonuclease signature motif containing protein gives MEQGVWDASEQGSETAPLADVLAFLEASVETLCEVDWSDHDADELVDAVGRAEIVARRLEAAGSRATAELAGLHRQKGRSAGGVATMLAEKLGLARGVVHGRIEAGGRRATPAGRAAAVGEITAEHERIIAKAVSGLPGTIGGTAKARFAEALTEFARAVAPAELRAEAARRVAALCPDRGQGREEHQERQRSARLGAVRPDGTSTLTMTLTPRARALVERALCDFGGPGGAVPCEPGSDERAPEQRAHDALVHQWALGSTVDPARPKGIASIVVRVTPEQLEEPDALVETDSGTQLSVRQAVSMAGSMPWFVSMLRGGREELHRIDVDAHPERRLASAIQRLVLYAAHGGCTFPGCTAPARRSQFHHVEEWSRGGPTTVGNGALGCPVHHAFVGDGPSAWKTVANPDSPGRCTWLPPGVDRLSDV, from the coding sequence ATGGAACAGGGAGTGTGGGACGCGTCGGAGCAGGGGTCGGAGACGGCCCCACTGGCTGACGTTCTCGCGTTTCTCGAGGCCTCCGTGGAGACACTGTGCGAGGTCGACTGGTCGGACCATGACGCGGACGAGCTGGTCGACGCCGTGGGGCGTGCCGAGATCGTGGCCCGCCGGCTGGAGGCCGCCGGATCGCGCGCCACGGCCGAACTGGCTGGCTTGCACCGGCAGAAGGGTCGTTCCGCCGGGGGAGTCGCCACGATGCTGGCGGAGAAGTTGGGCCTGGCCAGAGGCGTGGTGCACGGGCGGATCGAGGCGGGCGGAAGGCGGGCCACCCCTGCCGGGCGGGCGGCGGCGGTCGGGGAGATCACCGCCGAGCACGAGCGGATCATCGCCAAGGCGGTCTCCGGGCTGCCCGGGACGATAGGCGGGACGGCCAAGGCCCGATTCGCAGAGGCGCTCACGGAGTTCGCGCGCGCGGTCGCCCCGGCGGAGTTGCGGGCGGAAGCCGCCCGTCGGGTGGCCGCACTGTGTCCCGACCGTGGGCAGGGCCGTGAGGAGCACCAGGAGCGGCAGCGTTCGGCCCGACTCGGCGCGGTTCGGCCCGACGGCACGAGCACCCTGACCATGACGCTGACGCCACGCGCCCGGGCGCTGGTCGAGCGCGCGCTGTGCGACTTCGGCGGACCCGGCGGTGCCGTGCCGTGTGAACCCGGGTCGGACGAGCGCGCCCCGGAGCAGCGGGCGCACGACGCGCTCGTGCACCAATGGGCCCTCGGTTCGACCGTCGACCCCGCCCGGCCCAAGGGAATCGCCTCCATCGTGGTGCGCGTGACGCCGGAGCAACTCGAGGAGCCCGACGCTCTCGTGGAGACCGACTCAGGCACGCAGCTCAGCGTCCGCCAGGCCGTCTCGATGGCCGGGTCGATGCCGTGGTTCGTCTCGATGCTGCGCGGCGGCCGCGAAGAACTGCACCGGATAGACGTCGACGCCCACCCCGAGCGGCGCCTGGCCTCCGCCATCCAGCGCCTGGTCCTCTACGCCGCGCACGGCGGGTGCACCTTCCCGGGATGCACCGCACCGGCCAGGAGGAGCCAGTTCCACCACGTTGAGGAATGGTCCCGAGGCGGACCCACGACAGTCGGAAACGGCGCGTTGGGGTGTCCCGTGCACCACGCCTTCGTCGGCGACGGGCCGTCGGCGTGGAAGACCGTCGCGAATCCGGACTCGCCGGGTCGCTGTACATGGTTGCCACCCGGAGTCGACAGGCTCTCCGATGTCTGA
- the fgd gene encoding glucose-6-phosphate dehydrogenase (coenzyme-F420), giving the protein MPPTSALKLGYKASAEQFGPRDLVEYAVLAEQAGMDSATVSDHFQPWRHDGGHAPFSLAWMTAVGERTERLQLGTSVLTPTFRYNPAVLAQAFATMACLYPGRIFLGVGTGEALNEIATGHQGQWPEFKERFARLRESVRLMRELWTGETTNFDGDFYTTKDAFLYDVPSDGVPVYIAAGGPVVAKYAGRVGDGFICTSGKGMELYTDKLLPAVEEGAGINDRDSSQIDRMIEIKISYDPDPAAALENCRFWAPLSLTPEQKHSVDSPREMERLADELPIEQVAKRWIVASDPDDAVAQVKQYVDAGLNHLVFHAPGHDQKRFLDLFKTDLEPRLRDLA; this is encoded by the coding sequence ATGCCCCCCACCTCCGCCCTGAAGCTCGGCTACAAGGCCTCGGCCGAGCAGTTCGGCCCGCGTGATCTGGTCGAGTACGCGGTCCTGGCGGAGCAGGCGGGCATGGACTCGGCCACGGTGTCAGACCACTTCCAGCCCTGGCGCCACGACGGCGGCCACGCACCGTTCTCCCTGGCGTGGATGACGGCGGTGGGGGAGCGCACCGAGCGCCTGCAGTTGGGCACCTCCGTGCTCACGCCCACGTTCCGCTACAACCCGGCAGTGCTGGCGCAGGCCTTCGCCACCATGGCGTGCCTCTACCCGGGTCGCATCTTCCTCGGTGTGGGTACCGGAGAGGCGCTCAACGAGATCGCGACGGGCCACCAGGGGCAGTGGCCCGAGTTCAAGGAGCGGTTCGCCCGCCTGCGCGAGTCGGTCCGCCTCATGCGCGAGCTGTGGACCGGCGAGACCACCAACTTCGACGGCGACTTCTACACCACCAAGGACGCCTTCCTCTACGACGTGCCCTCCGACGGGGTGCCGGTCTACATCGCCGCCGGCGGTCCCGTGGTGGCCAAGTACGCCGGCCGCGTGGGCGACGGCTTCATCTGCACCTCGGGCAAGGGCATGGAGCTCTACACCGACAAGCTCCTGCCGGCCGTGGAGGAGGGCGCGGGGATCAACGACCGTGACTCCTCCCAGATCGACCGGATGATCGAGATCAAGATCAGCTACGACCCCGACCCGGCCGCGGCGCTGGAGAACTGCCGCTTCTGGGCGCCGCTGTCGCTGACCCCCGAGCAGAAGCACTCTGTGGACTCGCCGCGGGAGATGGAGCGCCTGGCCGACGAGCTGCCCATCGAGCAGGTCGCCAAGCGGTGGATCGTCGCCTCCGACCCGGACGATGCGGTGGCGCAGGTCAAGCAGTATGTCGACGCGGGCCTGAACCACCTGGTCTTCCACGCGCCGGGCCACGACCAGAAGCGGTTCCTGGACCTGTTCAAGACCGACCTCGAGCCGCGGTTGCGTGACCTGGCGTGA
- a CDS encoding rhodanese-like domain-containing protein — MSDYAGDLVPQQAWDLLASDPSAVLVDVRTSAEWQWVGGADLSELGKRAVGIEWMTSAGEPNHRFLEQLGQAGVDADTPVLFLCRSGARSAAAASAATAAGLGPAYNVAEGFEGDPDAAGHRGSVNGWKVAGLAWRQS; from the coding sequence ATGAGTGACTACGCCGGGGATCTGGTCCCACAGCAGGCCTGGGATCTGCTCGCTTCCGATCCCTCCGCGGTGTTGGTGGACGTGCGCACCAGCGCCGAGTGGCAGTGGGTCGGTGGCGCGGACCTGTCGGAGCTGGGCAAGCGCGCGGTGGGCATCGAGTGGATGACCTCGGCGGGCGAGCCCAACCACCGCTTCCTCGAGCAGCTCGGCCAGGCGGGCGTGGACGCCGACACGCCGGTGCTGTTCCTGTGCCGCAGCGGGGCCCGGTCGGCCGCCGCCGCGAGCGCCGCCACCGCCGCCGGCCTGGGCCCGGCCTACAACGTGGCCGAGGGGTTCGAGGGCGACCCTGACGCGGCGGGTCACCGCGGCTCGGTCAACGGGTGGAAGGTCGCGGGCCTGGCCTGGCGGCAGTCCTGA
- a CDS encoding signal peptidase I: MTTLTHTTLGPRHAAPTTPRGTRIGRWIGERILDLLALGGIICIIAVVAAFAFNISLIMFKTGSMSPTITTGSLAIVREIQASEAEVGDVLTIDRPGQLPVTHRVVSTTEVGGGKYSIEMKGDANDNKDPAPYQVTQARVVIFSVPKLGYFVSRVSNPRVMAGTTVAMTLLVTWSFWPRKRRT, translated from the coding sequence GTGACGACGTTGACCCACACCACACTCGGCCCTCGACACGCGGCTCCGACGACCCCACGCGGTACCCGCATCGGGAGGTGGATCGGCGAGCGAATTCTCGACCTGCTCGCGCTCGGTGGAATCATCTGCATCATCGCTGTGGTCGCAGCGTTCGCGTTCAACATCTCGCTCATCATGTTCAAAACCGGCTCGATGAGCCCCACCATCACGACGGGTTCCCTGGCAATCGTCCGCGAGATACAGGCCTCGGAAGCAGAGGTCGGGGACGTCCTCACCATCGACCGCCCCGGGCAGCTCCCCGTTACACACCGCGTCGTGTCGACTACCGAAGTTGGTGGCGGCAAATACTCCATCGAGATGAAGGGCGATGCCAATGACAACAAGGACCCCGCCCCTTATCAGGTGACTCAGGCACGAGTGGTGATCTTCTCGGTCCCCAAGCTTGGTTACTTCGTTTCCAGGGTTTCTAATCCCCGCGTCATGGCGGGCACGACCGTCGCCATGACACTGCTCGTCACCTGGTCATTCTGGCCACGGAAGAGGAGGACCTGA
- a CDS encoding SipW-dependent-type signal peptide-containing protein, protein MTESNLSSTDHRRRVRALLAGGLVCGIGAAMTLAAWSDDIWVNGQFRAGQFNVQGSPSTTSTHTWGEYSTQGNSAPLAFSSVVPTIVSPGTSYYAPFSLAIDSTKADFNGSVRITEYLGTGDPALRSKLTWSAAVVPGPSNCTEAGYLAGTTLVPSAQGPATDMLQPVSPASGTVTLDKTLNTTATTPKTVCFKVTVAPQGSGVDPSTNPYGTGSAGLVWHFTATSV, encoded by the coding sequence GTGACCGAATCCAACCTCAGTTCCACCGACCACCGTCGTCGCGTCCGCGCGCTTCTGGCTGGTGGTCTCGTGTGCGGAATCGGCGCCGCCATGACGCTCGCTGCATGGTCGGACGACATCTGGGTCAATGGTCAGTTCCGGGCAGGCCAGTTCAACGTCCAGGGAAGCCCGAGTACCACCTCCACTCACACGTGGGGCGAGTACTCGACGCAGGGGAATAGTGCGCCCCTCGCTTTCTCGTCAGTGGTACCCACGATTGTCTCGCCGGGGACCAGCTACTACGCACCGTTCAGTCTGGCAATAGACTCGACCAAGGCCGACTTTAACGGAAGCGTCCGAATCACTGAGTACCTCGGGACGGGCGATCCAGCGCTTCGCTCCAAGCTCACGTGGAGCGCCGCCGTCGTCCCCGGTCCCAGCAACTGCACTGAGGCCGGGTACCTTGCCGGCACCACGCTCGTACCCAGTGCTCAGGGCCCGGCCACGGACATGCTTCAGCCGGTCTCCCCTGCTTCCGGCACGGTGACTCTGGACAAGACGCTGAACACCACGGCCACCACTCCCAAGACGGTGTGTTTCAAGGTCACGGTGGCGCCCCAGGGCTCGGGCGTCGATCCGTCGACCAACCCGTATGGCACTGGGTCCGCTGGGCTCGTCTGGCACTTCACCGCGACTTCTGTGTAA
- a CDS encoding SipW-dependent-type signal peptide-containing protein produces MNANDPITPDAQQKQDRARKRKAILAGGVVLGLGAAVTLAAWSDDVFADGIFNTGSFELQGSLDGTTFLDYDGPAYDPTESASLEFQLEAEEMAPSQTVYAPFTIGTEEDTSLDGTFTLQSVSSSGTYAGVLSYQIFEVNSHSENCNPDDAENLPTVAWVGGPTAKVNETTVTGLNDPLEVVADNQAPYQHLCIAVTLGNVSATATENQAAVLAAGVPAAATTVSWVFNGQSTDA; encoded by the coding sequence TTGAACGCCAACGACCCCATCACCCCAGACGCCCAGCAGAAGCAGGACCGGGCCCGCAAGCGCAAGGCCATCCTGGCCGGCGGCGTGGTCCTCGGCCTCGGCGCCGCGGTGACCCTGGCCGCGTGGTCGGACGATGTGTTTGCCGACGGCATCTTCAATACCGGTTCGTTCGAACTCCAAGGCTCGCTCGATGGAACGACGTTCCTCGACTACGACGGGCCGGCGTACGACCCCACCGAATCGGCGTCTCTCGAGTTCCAGCTAGAGGCCGAGGAGATGGCTCCCAGCCAGACCGTATACGCGCCTTTCACCATTGGCACCGAGGAAGACACCTCCCTTGACGGCACGTTCACACTGCAGAGCGTCTCTTCAAGTGGCACCTACGCGGGCGTGCTCTCCTACCAGATCTTCGAGGTCAATTCACACTCCGAGAACTGCAATCCCGACGATGCTGAAAACCTCCCGACGGTCGCATGGGTTGGCGGGCCAACGGCGAAGGTCAACGAGACCACCGTCACCGGCCTCAATGACCCGCTGGAAGTCGTTGCCGACAACCAGGCCCCGTACCAACACCTTTGCATCGCCGTGACGTTGGGGAACGTGTCAGCCACGGCCACTGAGAACCAGGCTGCAGTACTCGCCGCAGGCGTTCCCGCCGCAGCAACTACCGTCTCGTGGGTCTTCAACGGCCAGTCCACCGACGCCTGA